The sequence AAATCGGACTGGATGGGAAGACTTTAGCTGACAGAGAAACAAAGAATTATCAAAGATAAATTTACAATTGTAAGAGCTCCCACATGCATCACATGGTCtgtaaaaaagaatattctttgcttagaacataACATAATTGTTACAGGTAAGGTGTTATCgcaaaatgattacaaaattacaCTAACTCACTTTCCAATTTTTAGTTTCTTTCtccttattttcaaaaaagtttATTACTTCCTTTAATATTCACTTCATAactgtaattttattttataaactcaTAAAATATGTTCATTAGACCTTTTATATTTGTATTCGTCATGCTTCACTTCATATTTGTTATTGGCCATGCTCTgcgtttttttttcaagatcacTAATATTAAAGAAAGGATAAAATATGATCTCAGCATATCAATGATAATGTCAGTGcaaaaagagagataaatgaCAACAAAGCCGAATTTAAGCCAAATTGGTATATGTAAATATGGATAGAATTGGTTaaacatgtattatataaaactacatatataaatataattactgGATGAATTAATGTTAAGTAGTCCAAACcataaaatatcacacatggcTAATAAGTTTAAATGCTATTTTCGTGATTAAAACTGGATGTTAGTTAGTTGGctagtaatattaataaattggatgaattattttctaaatactATTATAGTGATAAAACTAAAAAGTGCTATTTGTGagatttgccaaaaaaaaaaatacaagttgtatggtaaattgttttttttttatctagttGGAATAATTAAAGATCAAGTCACTTCCATGTATCCTTTCGTATATCAAAAGTTGCATTGAAACTAAAATCGCTGGGAGATTATTTTACTGATCTGAGCACGTCTAAATATTCCTGACCTGCTCATAAATTAAAGAATATGCTATTTTCGGGTGATAAATTTGCATTCTATCAAACCCTTAGTGTGCTGTAGCAAATTCAGTGGTAACAGAAAATAGCTGGTATTATTTTCACTACATTATATCAATTATTCCCATTTTAACATAAATGATCATTTCATTCACTGATATAATAGCTAGAAATATTTTCAGATTCGATATTATCAATGGGAAGGCCTGATGTGGACTTTGATGGACGAGTAGCACAACCTTCAATACCACCAATAAACAATGTTATATCCACACCATCTCTCAATGGTGAAACTATATCGATGGATCCAAAGACGATGTCTGCCGTAAGAGCGGGTAATGTAAATTACCTGAGAGATAACTACAGCTACGTTAGACTTGCTCCACGCTTAGTGACCAATCATGGAAATACAATGCTTCATCTTGCTGCATCATCGGGTCATGCCAGTCTAGTCCGTTATCTGATCAACGAATGCCCAAGTTTGCTGATGAAGTCAAACCTGATGGATGAAGTTGTTCTCCATGTTGCAGCAAGAACAGGCCATCTTGATGTTATGTTGAATCTAGTTGATTTCATAAAAGAGATATCTCGTAATGCTGTCGGTGTTGCAAAAAGGATATATTTTGCTAAGAACAAAAACCAAGACACTGCTTTGCATGTTGCCTTAAAAGAGAAACACATGTTGGTCGCTTCCTATTTGGTCTCTACAGAGAAAGATTTGTCTTTCGTTGCCAACAGCGATGGGTTTTCTCCCTTGTACCTTGCTATAGAAGCTGGACAGGCAGATCTTGTAGCAGCTATGTGTCACCAATCATCTGATTTACGTTCAAAGGTTGAAGGAAGATCCATCGTACATGCGGCACTGAAAGCTAAGAGGAAAGGTTTGTTGTTAATAGccactaaacatatatatagaacTTTAAGTTTCTTGTTCATGCTACTCATATTATTTCTCGAACAGATATCCTTACTGCTTTACTCAGCAAAGATGCAAGTCTTATTGACTTGAGAGATGAAGGACGGACTTGTCTTTCTTTTGGAGCGTCCATAGGATATTATGAAGGGATCTGCTATCTCTTGGACAAATATCTAGACATGGTTTATCTCAGCGATGATGATGGCTTGTTTCCCATTCATATGGCGGCCAAATATGGCCATGTCAAAATTCTTGAGGAAATACTTAAACGTTGTCCAGAGGCACTTGAGCTGCTTGACAAAGACGGTCAAAATGTTCTTCACGTTGCAGCAAGGAATGGAAAACTTGAACCCATCAAGTTTATCCTAAGAATTTATAAGGATAAGAACAAGAAAAAGTTGGTTAATGAACAAGATGTGGATGGAAATACACCGTTGCATCTAGCCACCAAAAATTGGCACCCTAAAGTTGTGAGTATGCTTACTTGGGACAATAGAGTTGACCTTACGAAAACAAACAACAAGGGTTTCACAGCTTTGGATGTCGCCGAGGATAACATTGTTTCAAACTATGTATTCCATCAGGTAATATGTTTCTTCCATTCAAGGTAGTTTCAAACTATTTCAAGGTTATGTGAagctttttttaattaaacaccagtttttttcttttattttcccTTTTATTCAACTAAAAAGAACCCAGTTACTGGGCTggacatgattttttttttaaatcaaatatttagcATTGTCAAGTGaaataacaaatcaaaaaaaaattcttatttttaaattcgTGGAAAGTATCAAATATCGTTATTTTGATACTTGTTTGTTGTTTGTCTCGTTATGTGTTCCTTGTTAGTTGTTCAAGAAAATATTTGTTACTCAGTAATTACGTGTTATCCGCTAAAATGTATTTGTTACTCACTTTTTTACTCGTTAAAAGGTAATAgtatttgttacatatattttgttttcaaatactTTCAAACTAGTTGATGTCTCGCACCTTGTGCGGAGTAATTCTTAAttctaatgtttatttttaataaaaaataattaattagataCTAATTTATGttcattataattataaaacttcaatattcaTATTGGTAATCAATGTGTTAAATTACCTTcctttgtttcatatttttatttatgggaTATGgattttggattaaaaaaaaaatctatagtaATAATCAAATTAGAAAACTtggatttgaaattaaacaccTATTGtatttggactgaatggattaCAATTAATTACATCCCATAAAACGTTAACAAAATAACAATAACCTAGGGATGTTCAATTCGGTAAAACCGAACCAtttaaaaccaaaccgaaatagagtAGATAGTTTGGATTTAGTAGTATCAAATAAACCGAACTGATGTTATTTTGAAAACCTTAGTATATGGATATGGTTCAGTATATTAACCGATccaaccgaataaaccgaagaaactaaataattaaaatatattagtatacttatatatatatttataataatctgTATTTGGATTACTATTTCCAATAAAATCAGAGAAACTGGCAataatattagtcattaaaaccataaactaaatataaaataaagataattatgatattatccGTAGATATTGTTAACATCAATTGTtaacatatatttaattaaatgtctaaatatcatgataattatatattatgtaaaaaaaataatagtatatatatacgtaGAATAAgttaatgtatattaattatctttaatagattaagataaatttatatattaaaataaaaatttaaataatattattaattaaactgATAACTTATCCTAAAATAATGGagaatatgcaaataatcaatTTTACTAAAATCGTGGAGAAGATgacaagtaaataatttcacttttcaaataatagtataactagattttgacccgcgcttgaaAAGTGCGggtttgtttttgtaattaaatatattttaaacaaatttctatataagataATGTATAAGTTTGAGCACATTTATCCAAAAACACAGACCAATCCGTACTAAACtgaaaaactaaaattgaaCTGAATTGCATAAATAATAGAGCAAACCATATATCTATGActgaaaaattaaaaccaaaccgagaaccaaatgagtacctgaattttcaaataaaaattatatatttaaaaatattaattacattcaattttaaataaccaaatatcataaaaattctatttataaACCGGATAACCCGAAAACTTGAATTacctgaatatttttatttggttgataaataaattagttaaccaaaagtataaattatgtatataattatttatttaaaatatatatataactatgtttaatataacacatagtatcaaaactattttcaaaataatattatgttttaaaataagtaaattttgTTCTAAAACACAATTCTACTGCTAACCTATTTTAAAGTATCGATATAGTGTTAATACATAACTATGTGTTTTCAAAGTTTTTAGAAGTTATCACTAACCGATTTATAATTAGTTAGACTAAATATTTAACAGAACCAAAGATAAATAGCAATTTTCTGAAAATATAGCAGATGGAAAGATTGAACCGGTTTTATGTAGACCATAATCATATATATGGATTCGTATAAGAACTGGTTTGGTATTAAATAATACAACCAATTTGAAATATTAAGTTGTGACAAACATCCTTTAGTTTGTGTGAATGATAATGCTGAAGTGTCCATATATATAACATGGTTAATGAGATCAGTTTAGTTAATAATGTTGGTATAAAATAATGGTTGATCTCTGTAAAAgatgcaattttttttacaatggATATTGTATTATGTTTATAGTCTCCAAAgatatttactattaaataaatcacaAGTAATCATTACAAATATAGGGTGgacattatttaataataacgcAAAATAATTATGATGAAATAATGTGTATATAGTAAATGTATATGTAGAGAattatgttactatcatttttTATGACTAATTTGTCTTTAGTGAAGAATAATGAAGTTAGTAGTATGAGAAATAATAGGAATTCTAGTTAAATGAAATCGTCCAATTATGACttgttttaagtagatttttaggactccttcctttttaatagtattgatactagatttccacccgcacaaccgtgcgggtatatattttcacatttatatatatagatatttgttttatataattattataaatattttaatgttactcacatatttaatgtttgtataattatgcctaatataataattttatagtttttatgctgtaaattaaaatcatcacatatatatgttgcttattatatatttgtcctaTTGAACTTgcgtttgattactaaactaaattttttaatgcatgaaacaacatatatgaaaacaattttgtatttaatttattataatcatgatccgtaattcaaatcgctagatttttttagtaattttttaatatttattaattttatataataaattattgtatattaaaaaagtttaagataagttaaagttttatacatgtattatatagtttactaatcGTAACTcattctaccaacatattatatttttagcataaatattttatatttatgaaaataaaatatgttaacttatcaatttaaaataattttatcatattttgttcaatacaacgtttttattttaaaatgatagatattattataaaattgataaaataggatataattttattcttttagtaacatttcattgctaattacaaaattagttgaaaatatttatattcaatttatgacaattaagatcttattataatctttttcaagagatttgttagaattttaaatttttttaaaaaaaaattaaaaaatataaaagatattatgattaaagtaattaaaaatattatatatattagcattagtgatatacatttaatagaaaatttaaatgattgtccaaataaaaatatcactcataaaaaaatcatgatttttattttattaaaaaaaaaatctgaaaaaattaaaatagaaataaatatttatttctaagaaaatctttaaaaaatattagtaaaattatttttgaaattaattaatttcattttatttaaattttcgtttataaaccaaaactatattcaattttaatttctatttatattttatgataatttaaattaaactaactaatttttgaaagtaaatttaaaaagattctaagaagattttaaaaagattttgttacaatattttaaatatattcatttgtatttcaaataaaaaaaataaagatattaaaagatataataatgaacttatgtaaaatataatttttttaggaatggtccaaactaaaaaaatcacacatgaaaagaagtcatgacttctgttttaatatattagactagattttgacccgtgcatccgcacgggtgtttgatttaatataataaatatataaattttttacaaCATAAATATGTAATGGTTGCACAAACATGTCTCTGTATGAATGTTATTTGActtgtaatatataatatttatgataGATCGACGGTTTTTAGTtgtcaataatatttttttagtttctcaTATTGCAATTGGATATAAAATCGATAAAATGATGTATTTATTAATGTTTAGTTACAATAACCATTTTttgatgtatttattttataaactaaaacaccaattattatatttatgcaTATTAATGaatctattttttcaaaataaaatattttatgtcaaataaaatttacttatttttttaagataaataaaagatataaaatagttattcatttttttagatGAGGTTTAGGTATTTAAGAAAATGATGTACATATTTTATTCAAATAGTATACTCAACTGTTAAGATTTTTTCCTATATGGATGGtaactaattttataaataatattttatttttattgtattgaaGGGAATGTATTCCGGATATcctataaatattctaatttttagTAGCACGTACTTAAATATGGAATGTAATTAATACCAAAACTTTTGATGAGAAAGAATAACATATACTATCCAAATCATTGTTACCAAAAccgtatatatttatattttatagaaaaccAACAGTAGAATCTAGCCAAAATGTAAGACTCAAActaattaaataacatatactaaattcttgatatattattattatctgtATAACCACACAAATGTCTATAAACTGTGTGTGTATTTTTGCAATCCGGTATCAAATCAGTTCTTGATATTTGTTTACCTAATTTCATAACATATAATAACTTATTTCCGCAAATAAGACTCACAAAAATGAAACTTTGTTGTAGAATGTAGACCGAATACAAAAAGTCTTACAAAGTTATAATGTATACTTTGTATGATATACGTTTTGCATATATCAAATTGGTTTAAGATTAGAACAACATTGataagttttaaattaaaccgGATTAAACCATTTTAGCTATAAACAGGTCTACGTAAGTGATATAGATGGTTTCATTGTCCAAATGTGAAATAGTGAGaatactgattttttttgtaaaaaaaataaagctttttgtgtcaaataaattttaaccggtttggtttggtatatacAGGTACTGAGATAGCTATTGTTAGGTGATAAACAAAGATTcactttctaaaataaatactataaatgaaaatatatgatttcaatCAACGTTGCCTTTAATAACCAAATGAAAGCTGTAAGGCTAATTAACAGGGTACAAATATTGTTCCTAAATAATAGCTGTAGAGCAAATGTCAATGGCAT is a genomic window of Brassica napus cultivar Da-Ae chromosome A2, Da-Ae, whole genome shotgun sequence containing:
- the LOC106397799 gene encoding protein ACCELERATED CELL DEATH 6 — protein: MGRPDVDFDGRVAQPSIPPINNVISTPSLNGETISMDPKTMSAVRAGNVNYLRDNYSYVRLAPRLVTNHGNTMLHLAASSGHASLVRYLINECPSLLMKSNLMDEVVLHVAARTGHLDVMLNLVDFIKEISRNAVGVAKRIYFAKNKNQDTALHVALKEKHMLVASYLVSTEKDLSFVANSDGFSPLYLAIEAGQADLVAAMCHQSSDLRSKVEGRSIVHAALKAKRKDILTALLSKDASLIDLRDEGRTCLSFGASIGYYEGICYLLDKYLDMVYLSDDDGLFPIHMAAKYGHVKILEEILKRCPEALELLDKDGQNVLHVAARNGKLEPIKFILRIYKDKNKKKLVNEQDVDGNTPLHLATKNWHPKVVSMLTWDNRVDLTKTNNKGFTALDVAEDNIVSNYVFHQRLTWLALRSGGTPRSPTTNDRRIIMKLADGGRYKDQVNTLLLVATLVATMTFTAGLTLPGGYNGSAPNLGMAVLTKKTAFQVFLVCDTLAMYSSIIIIVALLWAQLGDISIILKAFYMALPFLGLALTSMSIAFMAGTYAAVSHVPLLGCFVLGIGVIFLLVLLLFLVPYVAPIGNIQSILGHLLYYPYFLRLLAAGDNINNND